A genomic region of Ciona intestinalis unplaced genomic scaffold, KH HT000047.2, whole genome shotgun sequence contains the following coding sequences:
- the LOC100183643 gene encoding adenylate kinase 7 isoform X2, with product MSDEEDIEEPIQKVRSKRIFFNNVDTYTGKNIGQYLGQCVVGASLEDAEEEGEDDAGSVRSAASHKEGSYRVIGTLKDPNGKPPSNIAEIVNYNTREELLEKLLECDIIIYNINDDMAAIDEAVWSVSSLHTEIEHFDGPKMFILLSSVLTWAKSKPLDPDDPEIPFTEDDYRRRKPHPNFKEHISAEKIVIKFGKTNKQKFQTYVVASGLTYGMGENIFHFLYKTAWLGEASALQCFGTGTNIVPTIHIKDLASVLQNILDGKPKTRYLVAVDDSQNSLEEIVRIVSSKSGTGKVEHISKEDALLIKDLKQSEFDSLLVNLHMEAMFVKESMSVRWVAETGMVDAIDRIIKEYKETRGLLPMRACILGPPASGKSTIAAAVCKQYKLHHITIKDVIDETLERLEQSAARLEQTGSAAEEEEEDDGKAQEDSEFLEQVKEGRENNGGRIEDQHIIRFFREKLKSMPCQNQGFVLDGFPKTYEQAKDLFALEDEDEGDDPRRVSYDSSIMPEVVIALDAEDDFLKHRVMNLPEEVVQGTHNTEEGFLRRLQEYRSSNHIDDTVLNYFDELEIHPEHIDVNDKTDIKHEAILEKISTMMGEARNYGPTPEEKEEMERVAAEARMKKEAEEREIRERQEAEEAAVMKQRQEEWMERLEEVRRQEREVLEQQSIPLRNYLMKHVMPTLTDGLIQCCQVRPDDPVDYLAEFLFQQNPQVD from the exons ATGTCAGATGAAGAGGATATTGAAGAACCGATCCAGAAAGTTCGAAGCAAGCGAATATTCTTCAACAATGTTGATACTTATACCGGAAAAAATATTGGCCAG TACCTTGGTCAATGTGTGGTTGGAGCATCACTTGAAGATGCAGAGGAAGAAGGAGAGGATGATGCGGGATCAGTGAGGTCTGCAGCATCTCATAAGGAAGGATCGTACAGAGTGATCGGGACTCTAAAAGATCCAAACGGCAAACCCCCTTCTAATATAGCAGAGATTGTAAAT TACAATACACGTGAGGAGTTGCTtgaaaaactacttgagtgtgacatcataatatacaatatcAACGATGATATGGCTGCAATAGATGAAGCTGTATGGTCAGTGTCTTCATTACATACAGAGATTGAACATTTTGATGGACCTAAGATGTTTATCTTGCTCTCATCTGTTCTAACATGGGCAAAGAGCAAACCATTGGACCCG GATGACCCTGAGATCCCATTCACAGAGGATGATTATAGAAGAAGGAAACCTCACCCTAACTTTAAGGAACACATCAGTGCAGAGAAGATTGTCATCAAATTTGGAAAGAct AACAAGCAGAAGTTCCAGACCTATGTTGTGGCATCAGGGCTCACTTATGGGATGggtgaaaatatatttcactttCTATACAAG ACAGCTTGGCTTGGTGAAGCTTCTGCTCTTCAATGTTTTGGCACTGGTACCAACATTGTGCCAACTATTCATATCAAAGATTTAGCCAG TGTTCTACAAAATATTCTTGATGGCAAACCAAAAACAAGATATTTGGTAGCCGTGGATGATTCCCAAAACTCACTTGAGGAAATTGTTCGA attgtgAGCTCAAAATCAGGTACAGGCAAAGTAGAACACATTTCTAAAGAAGACGCTTTGCTTATCAAAGACCTTAAG CAAAGTGAGTTTGACTCCCTTCTTGTGAACCTACACATGGAAGCGATGTTCGTGAAGGAATCCATGAGTGTACGGTGGGTGGCTGAAACAGGAATGGTCGATGCCATTGATCGAATTATTAAGGAGTATAAGGAGACAAGAGGATTGCTT CCAATGAGAGCTTGCATCCTTGGTCCACCAGCCTCAGGAAAATCCACCATAGCAGCCGCTGTATGTAAACAATACAAGCTTCACCACATCACCATTAAGGATGTGATAGATGAAACATTGGAGAGATTGGAACAAAGTGCTGCAAGACTTGAACAG ACTGGTAGTGCTGCtgaagaagaagaggaagatgaTGGAAAAGCTCAGGAAGATTCTGAGTTCCTGGAGCAAGTTAAAGAGGGCAGGGAGAACAATGGTGGGAGGATTGAAGATCAACATATCATCAGGTTCTTCAGAGAAAAGTTGAAATCAATGCCGTGCCAGAATCAAGGGTTTGTCCTCGATGGATTCCCGAAGACATACGAACAAGCTAAGGACTTGTTTGCAT TGGAAGACGAAGATGAAGGAGACGATCCACGCAGAGTGAGTTACGATTCTTCCATTATGCCGGAGGTTGTGATCGCACTGGATGCTGAGGATGACTTCCTGAAGCATCGTGTTATGAATCTTCCAGAAGAAGTTGTCCAG GGCACCCACAACACTGAGGAAGGTTTTCTACGTCGTCTACAAGAATACAGATCATCCAATCATATTGATGATACTGTGCTTAACTACTTTGACGAACTGGAAATTCACCCCGAACATATCG ATGTGAATGATAAGACGGATATCAAGCATGAGGCGATCTTGGAAAAGATATCGACGATGATGGGAGAGGCGAGAAACTACGGTCCTACTCCTGAGGAGAAGGAAGAGATGGAGAGAGTCGCAGCCGAGGCGAGGATGAAGAAAGAGGCGGAGGAGAGGGAGATCAGGGAGAGACAAGAGGCTGAGGAAGCTGCGGTGATGAAGCAGAGGCAGGAGGAGTGG ATGGAAAGATTAGAAGAGGTTCGTAGACAAGAGCGTGAAGTATTGGAGCAACAATCTATCCCACTGAGGAACTACCTGATGAAACACGTCATGCCAACATTGACTGATGGCCTCATACAGTGTTGCCAAGTAAGACCCGATGATCCAGTTGATTACTTG GCGGAATTCCTCTTCCAGCAGAACCCACAAGTTGATTAG
- the LOC100183643 gene encoding adenylate kinase 7 isoform X1, protein MSDEEDIEEPIQKVRSKRIFFNNVDTYTGKNIGQYLGQCVVGASLEDAEEEGEDDAGSVRSAASHKEGSYRVIGTLKDPNGKPPSNIAEIVNYNTREELLEKLLECDIIIYNINDDMAAIDEAVWSVSSLHTEIEHFDGPKMFILLSSVLTWAKSKPLDPDDPEIPFTEDDYRRRKPHPNFKEHISAEKIVIKFGKTNKQKFQTYVVASGLTYGMGENIFHFLYKTAWLGEASALQCFGTGTNIVPTIHIKDLASVLQNILDGKPKTRYLVAVDDSQNSLEEIVRCISYYLGTGKIRKIAKEDFDYMRQIVSSKSGTGKVEHISKEDALLIKDLKQSEFDSLLVNLHMEAMFVKESMSVRWVAETGMVDAIDRIIKEYKETRGLLPMRACILGPPASGKSTIAAAVCKQYKLHHITIKDVIDETLERLEQSAARLEQTGSAAEEEEEDDGKAQEDSEFLEQVKEGRENNGGRIEDQHIIRFFREKLKSMPCQNQGFVLDGFPKTYEQAKDLFALEDEDEGDDPRRVSYDSSIMPEVVIALDAEDDFLKHRVMNLPEEVVQGTHNTEEGFLRRLQEYRSSNHIDDTVLNYFDELEIHPEHIDVNDKTDIKHEAILEKISTMMGEARNYGPTPEEKEEMERVAAEARMKKEAEEREIRERQEAEEAAVMKQRQEEWMERLEEVRRQEREVLEQQSIPLRNYLMKHVMPTLTDGLIQCCQVRPDDPVDYLAEFLFQQNPQVD, encoded by the exons ATGTCAGATGAAGAGGATATTGAAGAACCGATCCAGAAAGTTCGAAGCAAGCGAATATTCTTCAACAATGTTGATACTTATACCGGAAAAAATATTGGCCAG TACCTTGGTCAATGTGTGGTTGGAGCATCACTTGAAGATGCAGAGGAAGAAGGAGAGGATGATGCGGGATCAGTGAGGTCTGCAGCATCTCATAAGGAAGGATCGTACAGAGTGATCGGGACTCTAAAAGATCCAAACGGCAAACCCCCTTCTAATATAGCAGAGATTGTAAAT TACAATACACGTGAGGAGTTGCTtgaaaaactacttgagtgtgacatcataatatacaatatcAACGATGATATGGCTGCAATAGATGAAGCTGTATGGTCAGTGTCTTCATTACATACAGAGATTGAACATTTTGATGGACCTAAGATGTTTATCTTGCTCTCATCTGTTCTAACATGGGCAAAGAGCAAACCATTGGACCCG GATGACCCTGAGATCCCATTCACAGAGGATGATTATAGAAGAAGGAAACCTCACCCTAACTTTAAGGAACACATCAGTGCAGAGAAGATTGTCATCAAATTTGGAAAGAct AACAAGCAGAAGTTCCAGACCTATGTTGTGGCATCAGGGCTCACTTATGGGATGggtgaaaatatatttcactttCTATACAAG ACAGCTTGGCTTGGTGAAGCTTCTGCTCTTCAATGTTTTGGCACTGGTACCAACATTGTGCCAACTATTCATATCAAAGATTTAGCCAG TGTTCTACAAAATATTCTTGATGGCAAACCAAAAACAAGATATTTGGTAGCCGTGGATGATTCCCAAAACTCACTTGAGGAAATTGTTCGA TGCATCAGTTATTACCTTGGTACTGGAAAAATACGCAAAATTGCCAAAGAGGATTTTGATTACATGCGACAA attgtgAGCTCAAAATCAGGTACAGGCAAAGTAGAACACATTTCTAAAGAAGACGCTTTGCTTATCAAAGACCTTAAG CAAAGTGAGTTTGACTCCCTTCTTGTGAACCTACACATGGAAGCGATGTTCGTGAAGGAATCCATGAGTGTACGGTGGGTGGCTGAAACAGGAATGGTCGATGCCATTGATCGAATTATTAAGGAGTATAAGGAGACAAGAGGATTGCTT CCAATGAGAGCTTGCATCCTTGGTCCACCAGCCTCAGGAAAATCCACCATAGCAGCCGCTGTATGTAAACAATACAAGCTTCACCACATCACCATTAAGGATGTGATAGATGAAACATTGGAGAGATTGGAACAAAGTGCTGCAAGACTTGAACAG ACTGGTAGTGCTGCtgaagaagaagaggaagatgaTGGAAAAGCTCAGGAAGATTCTGAGTTCCTGGAGCAAGTTAAAGAGGGCAGGGAGAACAATGGTGGGAGGATTGAAGATCAACATATCATCAGGTTCTTCAGAGAAAAGTTGAAATCAATGCCGTGCCAGAATCAAGGGTTTGTCCTCGATGGATTCCCGAAGACATACGAACAAGCTAAGGACTTGTTTGCAT TGGAAGACGAAGATGAAGGAGACGATCCACGCAGAGTGAGTTACGATTCTTCCATTATGCCGGAGGTTGTGATCGCACTGGATGCTGAGGATGACTTCCTGAAGCATCGTGTTATGAATCTTCCAGAAGAAGTTGTCCAG GGCACCCACAACACTGAGGAAGGTTTTCTACGTCGTCTACAAGAATACAGATCATCCAATCATATTGATGATACTGTGCTTAACTACTTTGACGAACTGGAAATTCACCCCGAACATATCG ATGTGAATGATAAGACGGATATCAAGCATGAGGCGATCTTGGAAAAGATATCGACGATGATGGGAGAGGCGAGAAACTACGGTCCTACTCCTGAGGAGAAGGAAGAGATGGAGAGAGTCGCAGCCGAGGCGAGGATGAAGAAAGAGGCGGAGGAGAGGGAGATCAGGGAGAGACAAGAGGCTGAGGAAGCTGCGGTGATGAAGCAGAGGCAGGAGGAGTGG ATGGAAAGATTAGAAGAGGTTCGTAGACAAGAGCGTGAAGTATTGGAGCAACAATCTATCCCACTGAGGAACTACCTGATGAAACACGTCATGCCAACATTGACTGATGGCCTCATACAGTGTTGCCAAGTAAGACCCGATGATCCAGTTGATTACTTG GCGGAATTCCTCTTCCAGCAGAACCCACAAGTTGATTAG